From one Paractinoplanes brasiliensis genomic stretch:
- a CDS encoding DUF2255 family protein, whose amino-acid sequence MSERWDPAELRAIGDSHEMEVAVRRADGGLGRWTTIWVVCADGEVFVRTWHRRETGWFGGVVRTGRARIRAGGLETDVVVQDVGESGRAAVDAAYRKKYSGGVTDMVSDTAAASTLRFSPASGTR is encoded by the coding sequence ATGAGTGAGCGGTGGGACCCCGCCGAGCTGCGGGCGATCGGCGACAGCCACGAGATGGAGGTCGCCGTGCGGCGGGCGGACGGCGGGCTCGGCCGGTGGACGACGATCTGGGTGGTGTGCGCCGACGGGGAAGTGTTCGTCCGCACGTGGCACCGGCGGGAGACGGGCTGGTTCGGGGGAGTCGTGCGAACCGGGCGGGCCCGGATCCGGGCCGGCGGGCTCGAGACCGACGTCGTGGTGCAGGACGTCGGGGAATCGGGGCGGGCGGCGGTCGACGCGGCCTACCGCAAGAAGTACTCGGGCGGCGTCACCGACATGGTCAGCGACACCGCCGCGGCCTCGACCCTGCGGTTCAGCCCCGCAAGCGGCACGCGTTGA
- a CDS encoding alpha/beta fold hydrolase, protein MTFVTAGSLRLWTERIGHPGHSAVLLIMGASAQGLTCPGALIDRLVGRGVQVIRYDHRDTGRSSIVDYAGNPYGLSDLAGDALAVLDAYGLESASFAGMSMGGMIAQWLGVHAPSRVRSLTLISSTPMNYDLGRLWQRAMDGLPPDPGSLPPPSARFLQHRSEAPPGVEADVELFRVMNGDVRPYDEAGARTALTRCWARTTNPAAAAQHNLALSRTTPDRLVPLSTITAPTLVLHGDQDPIYAVQHGEALAEAIPGASLRLVPGMGHVCFSPGLPEELADLILL, encoded by the coding sequence ATGACCTTCGTCACGGCCGGTTCGCTGCGACTGTGGACCGAGCGCATCGGGCACCCCGGCCACTCCGCCGTACTGCTGATCATGGGGGCCTCGGCCCAGGGGCTGACCTGCCCCGGCGCGCTGATCGACCGCCTTGTCGGACGCGGGGTGCAGGTGATCCGGTACGACCATCGTGACACCGGCAGATCGAGCATTGTGGACTATGCTGGCAATCCGTACGGGTTGTCGGATCTTGCCGGTGACGCGTTGGCTGTGCTGGACGCGTACGGGCTGGAGTCGGCCTCCTTCGCCGGGATGTCCATGGGCGGCATGATCGCGCAGTGGCTGGGCGTGCACGCGCCGTCCCGGGTGCGATCGCTGACCCTGATCTCGAGCACGCCGATGAACTACGACCTCGGCCGGCTCTGGCAGCGGGCGATGGACGGTCTCCCGCCCGATCCGGGGTCTCTGCCGCCGCCGTCAGCCCGTTTCCTGCAGCACCGGTCCGAAGCGCCGCCCGGCGTCGAGGCCGACGTCGAGCTGTTCCGCGTCATGAACGGCGACGTCCGCCCGTACGACGAGGCCGGCGCCCGTACGGCGCTGACCCGCTGCTGGGCGCGGACCACGAACCCGGCGGCCGCGGCCCAGCACAACCTGGCCCTGAGCCGGACGACACCCGACCGCCTTGTTCCACTGTCGACGATCACCGCCCCGACGCTGGTGCTGCACGGCGACCAGGACCCGATCTATGCCGTGCAGCACGGGGAGGCGCTGGCCGAAGCGATCCCGGGTGCCTCGCTGCGGCTCGTGCCGGGGATGGGGCACGTGTGCTTCTCACCGGGCCTGCCGGAGGAACTGGCCGACCTGATCCTGCTGTAG
- a CDS encoding aminotransferase class I/II-fold pyridoxal phosphate-dependent enzyme, with product MPAPTHDIEDLRVNSRMYDAVIEQIDGRRIRIGQDWLVDWASCNYLGFDLDPEVIEAVEPQLRRWGTHPSWSRMLGSPRLYPQLEERLTGLLGAEDVLLLPTISQIHLGAIPALIGEGTLIMESRAHRTIYDGCMFARGRGATVRRFRSGDLEELERLLRAATARPVMVCMDGVNSMTGDIPDLKRYAALCRAHDAVLYVDDAHGMGVIGERSPDEPSPYGLRGNAIVKHSGESYDNVVLVGGFSKAYSSLLAFLALPTAVKNKLKVDAPTYLYSGPSPVASLATVMAGLDVNEKRGDELRAHLYRLTVKLLSHVRGMGVHTLNVHDTPVVEIPISPDHDLIDVSERLWRAGQYVTLAPYPGVPRDEIGFRVQLTAAHTEQHVDDLNAVLTELARDGVLRPAVPRQRRPS from the coding sequence GTGCCGGCCCCCACTCATGACATCGAGGACCTTCGGGTCAACAGCCGGATGTACGACGCCGTGATCGAACAGATCGACGGCCGCCGCATCCGGATCGGCCAGGACTGGCTGGTGGACTGGGCGTCCTGCAACTACCTCGGGTTCGACCTGGACCCCGAGGTCATCGAGGCCGTCGAGCCGCAGCTGCGCCGCTGGGGCACGCATCCCAGCTGGTCGCGCATGCTCGGCAGCCCCCGGCTCTATCCGCAGCTCGAGGAACGGCTCACCGGGCTGCTCGGCGCCGAGGACGTGCTGCTGCTGCCCACCATCTCGCAGATCCACCTCGGCGCGATCCCGGCCCTGATCGGCGAGGGCACCCTCATCATGGAGAGCCGCGCCCACCGCACGATCTACGACGGCTGCATGTTCGCGCGGGGCCGGGGCGCCACCGTACGCCGGTTCCGCTCGGGTGACCTGGAGGAGCTGGAACGCCTGCTCAGGGCGGCCACCGCCCGCCCGGTCATGGTCTGCATGGACGGCGTGAACAGCATGACCGGCGACATTCCCGACCTCAAGCGGTACGCCGCCCTGTGCCGCGCGCACGACGCCGTCCTCTACGTCGACGACGCGCACGGCATGGGCGTGATCGGCGAGCGCAGCCCCGACGAGCCTTCCCCGTACGGGCTGCGTGGCAACGCCATCGTCAAACATTCGGGCGAGTCGTACGACAACGTCGTCCTCGTCGGCGGCTTCTCCAAGGCGTACTCGTCGCTCCTCGCCTTTCTGGCCCTGCCCACAGCGGTCAAGAACAAGCTGAAGGTCGACGCCCCCACGTACCTGTATTCCGGCCCCTCCCCCGTCGCGTCGCTGGCCACGGTGATGGCCGGGCTCGACGTCAACGAGAAACGCGGCGACGAGCTGCGGGCCCACCTCTACCGGCTCACGGTGAAACTTCTTTCCCACGTACGGGGAATGGGTGTGCACACGCTCAACGTGCACGACACGCCCGTCGTGGAGATCCCCATCTCGCCCGACCACGACCTGATCGACGTGTCCGAGCGGCTGTGGCGGGCCGGGCAGTACGTCACGCTCGCGCCCTACCCGGGTGTGCCGCGCGACGAGATCGGTTTCCGGGTGCAGCTGACCGCCGCGCACACCGAGCAGCACGTCGACGACCTCAACGCCGTGCTCACCGAGCTGGCCCGCGACGGCGTGCTGCGTCCCGCGGTCCCGCGGCAGCGCCGCCCGTCCTGA
- a CDS encoding M15 family metallopeptidase, with protein MTTRLELRPDPTIRRRARRAITLPLAALAFGVSALAAPTPAQAAPPAVAQTWNTLMYRSLTRQQTAATIRADVAARQATVVTRVSEVANATNAGRLAEAQLTTATRTDTAARTRVTAAQKALTTAKQNLTKANKKKPRSTAAITKAKNAVTAATKTLAVRQAEVKKSAAALATAKTNVRTATATLATAVANRDAAAAAVTAGQQKLAALPTAYSLATQAAGLSREVVNQSRGTFTVADTVQIRGITVHRSVAYAFRRMIDDARANGVVLSGGGFRTKERQIQLRKTNGCPDVWTAPSSSCRVPTAIPGRSLHELGMAVDITQDGKSLTRTSTGYKWLIAHAKAYGFVNLPSEPWHWSITGG; from the coding sequence GTGACGACACGACTGGAACTCCGACCGGATCCGACGATCCGCCGCCGGGCCCGCCGGGCCATCACCCTCCCGCTCGCGGCGCTCGCCTTCGGCGTGTCCGCCCTCGCGGCCCCGACCCCGGCGCAGGCCGCCCCGCCCGCGGTGGCGCAGACCTGGAACACGCTGATGTACCGCAGCCTGACGCGGCAGCAGACCGCCGCCACCATCCGGGCCGACGTTGCCGCCCGGCAGGCCACCGTCGTCACCCGCGTCAGCGAGGTTGCGAACGCCACCAACGCCGGCCGCCTGGCCGAAGCTCAGCTGACCACCGCCACCAGGACCGACACGGCGGCCCGGACCCGGGTGACCGCCGCGCAGAAGGCGCTGACCACCGCCAAGCAGAACCTGACCAAGGCGAACAAGAAGAAGCCCCGCAGCACCGCCGCCATCACCAAGGCCAAGAACGCGGTGACGGCCGCCACCAAGACCCTGGCCGTACGGCAGGCCGAGGTCAAGAAGAGCGCCGCCGCGCTGGCCACGGCCAAGACCAACGTCCGTACGGCCACCGCGACGCTCGCCACGGCCGTCGCGAACCGGGACGCCGCCGCGGCCGCGGTCACCGCCGGTCAGCAGAAGCTTGCCGCTCTGCCGACCGCGTACTCGCTGGCCACGCAGGCCGCCGGGCTCAGCCGTGAGGTGGTCAACCAGTCGCGCGGCACGTTCACCGTCGCCGACACCGTGCAGATCCGCGGCATCACCGTGCATCGCAGCGTCGCGTACGCGTTCCGGCGGATGATCGACGACGCCCGCGCCAACGGGGTTGTGCTCTCGGGCGGCGGCTTCCGCACCAAGGAACGCCAGATCCAGCTGCGCAAGACCAACGGCTGCCCCGACGTGTGGACCGCGCCGTCCTCGTCGTGCCGAGTGCCGACAGCCATCCCCGGCCGGTCGCTGCACGAGCTGGGCATGGCCGTCGACATCACCCAGGACGGCAAGTCGCTGACCCGGACGAGCACGGGCTACAAGTGGCTGATCGCGCACGCGAAGGCGTACGGGTTCGTCAACCTGCCGTCGGAGCCGTGGCACTGGTCGATCACCGGAGGCTGA
- a CDS encoding TetR/AcrR family transcriptional regulator, translating into MSVKKGYHHGDLRAAVLAASFELLAECGPQKFSVAAVARRLGVSSAAPYRHFPDRAHLLSAVSGEAARDLRAEILAAGEDGLAGAAGAYVSYVARTGAGFPVIFARELLTVPDDERREHTRALVSTLLELASAATHAEAARQVEAVVAVAQGYVTLYTEGFFNTDAMPVEEVAARAVQAARALTQPGRTREGTE; encoded by the coding sequence GTGTCGGTCAAAAAGGGGTACCACCACGGCGACCTCCGGGCGGCGGTCCTCGCGGCCAGCTTCGAGCTGCTGGCCGAGTGCGGGCCGCAGAAGTTCTCGGTCGCCGCGGTCGCCCGGCGGCTCGGCGTGAGCTCGGCCGCGCCGTACCGGCATTTCCCCGACCGGGCGCACCTGCTGAGCGCGGTGTCGGGCGAGGCGGCCCGTGACCTGCGCGCCGAGATCCTGGCCGCCGGCGAGGACGGGCTGGCGGGAGCGGCCGGGGCGTACGTGAGTTACGTCGCACGGACCGGGGCGGGCTTTCCCGTCATCTTCGCGCGGGAGCTGCTCACCGTGCCCGACGACGAGCGTCGCGAGCACACCCGCGCCCTGGTCTCGACGCTGCTCGAGCTGGCCTCCGCCGCCACCCATGCCGAGGCGGCACGGCAGGTCGAGGCCGTCGTCGCGGTGGCCCAGGGGTACGTGACGCTCTACACCGAGGGCTTCTTCAACACCGACGCCATGCCGGTGGAGGAGGTCGCGGCGCGCGCGGTGCAGGCCGCCCGGGCGCTGACGCAACCAGGCCGCACCCGCGAGGGCACGGAGTAG
- a CDS encoding LLM class F420-dependent oxidoreductase: MTIRLGYQIPNFTYPGVPVENTFDTVAAQAREAEASGFDTVLVMDHFYQLPGIGTPDQAMLEAYTTLGALSGVTSTVQLSTLVTGNTYRNPAMLAKTVTTLDVVSKGRAVLGIGAGWFEREHHDLGYEFGTFTERFERLDEALTIIAPMLRGEPATFEGKWYVARGAMNNPRVRPAIPIMLGGSGEQKTFRLAARFADHMNIICDLADLPRKVSVLRQRCEEIGRDPATLATSFLIMGMVGETEQEAKELGETIPEDRRNRAFLGTPDQVAEQIQEKILNAGVDGICINLIRNGHRPGVVSAVGTALRPLVA, translated from the coding sequence GTGACGATCCGGCTCGGCTATCAGATCCCGAACTTCACCTATCCCGGCGTCCCGGTCGAGAACACCTTCGACACGGTGGCCGCGCAGGCCCGCGAGGCCGAGGCGTCCGGCTTCGACACCGTGCTGGTGATGGACCACTTCTATCAGCTGCCCGGCATCGGGACGCCCGACCAGGCGATGCTCGAGGCGTACACGACGCTGGGCGCCCTGTCCGGGGTCACGTCGACGGTGCAGCTGTCGACGCTGGTCACCGGCAACACGTACCGCAACCCGGCCATGCTGGCCAAGACGGTGACGACGCTCGACGTGGTCTCGAAGGGCCGGGCGGTGCTCGGCATCGGCGCCGGCTGGTTCGAGCGTGAGCACCACGACCTGGGCTACGAGTTCGGCACCTTCACCGAGCGCTTCGAACGGCTCGACGAGGCCCTGACCATCATCGCCCCGATGCTCCGCGGCGAGCCCGCGACGTTCGAGGGCAAGTGGTACGTCGCCCGCGGCGCCATGAACAACCCGCGGGTACGCCCGGCCATCCCGATCATGCTGGGCGGCTCGGGCGAACAGAAGACGTTCCGGCTCGCCGCCCGGTTCGCCGACCACATGAACATCATCTGCGACCTGGCCGACCTGCCCCGCAAGGTGTCGGTGCTGCGGCAGCGCTGCGAAGAGATCGGCCGCGACCCCGCCACCCTGGCCACCAGCTTCCTGATCATGGGCATGGTCGGCGAGACCGAGCAGGAGGCCAAGGAACTGGGCGAGACGATCCCCGAAGACCGTCGCAACCGCGCCTTCCTCGGCACCCCCGACCAGGTCGCCGAGCAGATCCAGGAGAAGATCCTGAACGCCGGCGTCGACGGCATCTGCATCAACCTGATCCGCAACGGCCACCGCCCCGGTGTGGTCTCAGCGGTCGGCACAGCCCTGAGGCCCCTGGTCGCGTAG
- a CDS encoding GlsB/YeaQ/YmgE family stress response membrane protein, with the protein MEISGIITAIIIGLIIGALGRLVVPGKQNIPIWLTILIGIVAALIGTFLAAAIGVDDTRGIDWIELIMQIGLAAVGVSIVAGIRGRRT; encoded by the coding sequence GTGGAGATCTCCGGCATCATCACCGCGATCATCATCGGCCTGATCATCGGCGCGCTCGGCCGGCTCGTCGTCCCCGGCAAGCAGAACATCCCGATCTGGCTCACGATCCTGATCGGTATCGTCGCCGCCCTCATCGGCACGTTCCTCGCCGCGGCCATCGGCGTCGACGACACCCGTGGCATCGACTGGATCGAACTGATCATGCAGATTGGGCTGGCCGCCGTCGGCGTCAGCATCGTCGCCGGCATCCGCGGACGCCGCACCTGA
- a CDS encoding peroxidase family protein produces the protein MTTGTRVQWREVFLGGSPEAERRLFERMAVQIMRTQLKNRKHGQPIVAGFQAKGTYAVDDAELRFRDDLPADLRVGFAQPGAVWRTAVRFSNAEGRILDDREPDLRGAALRVTTGTGEQHDLLMTNAPVSHARDARQFAEFAVATAGGGLGRYLGLGRLLAVLGPAETIRMVRNVLEGRRRIGSVATETYWSRIPITWGDELAVQYLLRPLPGDAPPAQDGPDFLTAEMGARLQRGDVRFELCVQRFRSPEETPIEDAAVDWRSADAPPEPVATLTIRTGSCDNPVVHAMRFNPWNTTEDFRPLGNLNRVRKAAYDASAAHRDQRRWLTDVPARNRIASSAMVAIFGLVNRFRPWHRLPASLALLNLAALRDVLRRDNLIDTENREAPPRVRDVPVPPRPEERDFRTHEGRWNDLSDRDMGAVGAAFGRNVPAVHRPDLVNEPNPIVVSRELLRRDAFRPATSLNILAATWIQFQVHDWVVHARHPLGGPDDVRVPLPPGMDGWVNTPGGEPEPEMRIGGNISRGTGADGTELLFGNVASHWWDGSEVYGTGTAKAHELRDGARIRLTPEGYLPVDVAGAEITGFNEAWWLGLSSMHTLFAREHNLLCDELSSRNPEWDSERVYQTARLVVAAMIAKIHTVEWTPAILATDVLRRGMNVNWNGVPANDLLSRIGLWLTDVNALHGIPGTTPDHHSAPYSLTEDFVTVYRMHPLIPDDYTFSTPDGQTLGDRTFLDLQGVRADDELRALGLSNVMFSFGTAHPGAITLHNYPLSLLSLERDGELIDLSVVDLVRTRMRGVPRYNDFREALHMPRITRWEDLSDDPATVAKLRAVYRGIDEVDTMVGLFAETPPEGFGFSDTAFRVFILMASRRLQSDRFLTVDYRPEVYTQFGLDHIAATTMTDLIHRHCPELKGVLPAGRNAFAPWS, from the coding sequence ATGACAACGGGGACCAGGGTCCAGTGGCGCGAGGTCTTCCTGGGCGGTTCGCCCGAGGCCGAACGGCGGCTGTTCGAGCGGATGGCCGTGCAGATCATGCGGACCCAGCTCAAGAACCGCAAGCACGGGCAACCGATCGTGGCGGGCTTCCAGGCCAAGGGCACGTACGCCGTGGACGACGCCGAGCTGCGCTTCCGGGACGACCTTCCGGCCGACCTGCGGGTGGGGTTCGCGCAGCCGGGGGCGGTCTGGCGTACGGCCGTGCGGTTCAGCAACGCCGAGGGCCGCATCCTCGACGACCGTGAACCCGACCTGCGCGGCGCCGCCCTGCGGGTCACGACGGGCACGGGCGAGCAGCACGACCTGCTGATGACCAACGCGCCTGTCTCCCACGCCCGCGACGCCCGCCAGTTCGCCGAGTTCGCGGTGGCCACGGCGGGCGGCGGGCTGGGCCGTTACCTGGGTCTGGGCAGGTTGCTGGCCGTGCTGGGCCCGGCCGAGACGATCCGGATGGTGCGCAACGTCCTCGAGGGCCGCCGCCGCATCGGCAGTGTGGCCACCGAGACCTACTGGAGCCGCATCCCGATCACCTGGGGCGACGAGCTGGCCGTCCAATATCTCCTGAGGCCGCTGCCCGGCGACGCGCCGCCCGCGCAGGACGGCCCGGACTTCCTGACCGCCGAGATGGGCGCGCGCCTGCAGCGGGGCGACGTGCGTTTCGAGCTGTGTGTGCAACGGTTCCGCAGCCCCGAGGAGACGCCGATCGAGGACGCCGCGGTCGACTGGCGATCCGCGGACGCGCCGCCCGAGCCGGTGGCCACGCTGACGATCCGTACGGGCTCGTGCGACAACCCGGTCGTGCACGCGATGCGCTTCAACCCGTGGAACACCACCGAGGACTTCCGCCCGCTGGGCAACCTCAACCGGGTGCGCAAGGCCGCGTACGACGCCAGCGCCGCCCACCGGGATCAGCGGCGGTGGCTGACCGACGTGCCGGCCCGCAACCGGATCGCCAGCTCCGCCATGGTCGCGATTTTCGGTCTGGTCAACCGGTTCCGGCCGTGGCACCGGCTGCCCGCGTCGCTCGCGCTGCTCAACCTGGCGGCCCTGCGCGACGTGCTCCGGCGCGACAACCTGATCGACACCGAGAATCGTGAGGCCCCTCCCCGCGTACGGGATGTGCCTGTGCCTCCCCGGCCGGAAGAACGCGATTTCCGTACGCACGAGGGCCGTTGGAATGATCTTTCGGATCGTGACATGGGTGCCGTGGGGGCTGCGTTCGGCCGCAACGTGCCCGCCGTGCACCGGCCCGACCTGGTGAACGAGCCGAACCCGATCGTGGTGAGCCGCGAGCTGCTGCGCCGCGACGCGTTCCGCCCCGCCACTTCGCTCAACATCCTGGCCGCGACGTGGATCCAGTTCCAGGTGCACGACTGGGTGGTGCACGCGCGCCACCCGCTCGGGGGCCCCGACGACGTACGGGTGCCTCTGCCGCCCGGCATGGACGGCTGGGTCAACACGCCCGGCGGCGAACCCGAACCCGAGATGCGCATCGGCGGCAACATCAGCCGCGGCACCGGCGCCGACGGCACCGAGCTGCTCTTCGGCAACGTGGCCTCGCACTGGTGGGACGGCTCCGAGGTCTACGGCACCGGCACGGCCAAGGCCCACGAGCTGCGCGACGGCGCGAGGATCCGGCTCACGCCCGAGGGCTACCTGCCGGTCGACGTCGCCGGGGCGGAGATCACCGGCTTCAACGAGGCGTGGTGGCTCGGGCTGAGCAGCATGCACACGCTGTTCGCCAGGGAGCACAACCTGCTCTGCGACGAGTTGTCGAGCCGCAACCCGGAGTGGGACTCCGAGCGCGTCTACCAGACCGCCCGGCTCGTCGTGGCCGCGATGATCGCGAAGATCCACACGGTCGAGTGGACGCCGGCGATCCTCGCCACCGACGTGCTGCGCCGCGGCATGAACGTCAACTGGAACGGTGTGCCGGCGAACGATCTGCTCAGCCGGATCGGGTTGTGGCTGACCGACGTCAACGCGCTGCACGGCATCCCGGGGACCACGCCCGACCATCACAGCGCGCCGTACTCGCTGACCGAGGACTTCGTCACCGTCTACCGCATGCATCCGCTGATCCCGGACGACTACACGTTCTCCACACCGGACGGTCAGACGCTCGGCGACCGCACGTTCCTCGACCTGCAGGGCGTACGGGCCGACGACGAGCTGCGGGCGCTGGGCCTGAGCAACGTCATGTTCTCGTTCGGCACCGCCCACCCGGGCGCGATCACGCTGCACAACTATCCGCTGTCGCTGCTGAGCCTGGAACGCGACGGGGAGCTGATCGACCTGTCGGTGGTCGACCTCGTGCGCACCCGCATGCGGGGGGTGCCGCGCTACAACGACTTCCGCGAGGCGCTGCACATGCCCCGGATCACACGCTGGGAGGACCTGAGCGACGACCCGGCGACCGTGGCGAAGCTGCGTGCGGTGTACCGCGGCATCGACGAGGTCGACACCATGGTCGGGTTGTTCGCCGAGACGCCGCCGGAGGGTTTCGGCTTCTCCGACACGGCGTTCCGGGTGTTCATCCTGATGGCCTCGCGGCGCCTGCAGAGCGACCGGTTCCTGACCGTCGACTACCGTCCCGAGGTCTACACCCAGTTCGGCCTCGACCACATCGCCGCCACGACCATGACCGACCTGATCCACCGCCACTGCCCCGAGCTCAAGGGGGTGCTGCCGGCCGGACGTAACGCGTTCGCGCCTTGGAGCTGA
- a CDS encoding serine hydrolase: MLLPRSAPASRGVSSRALEALLDRLEATSVECHSLMFVRGGHVLAEGWWAPYSATRPHLLYSLTKSFTSTAVATSSGCRGTATGVTAPSGRCASSSRRATWSSS; this comes from the coding sequence ATGCTGCTGCCCCGCTCGGCCCCCGCGAGCCGGGGAGTCTCCTCCCGCGCGCTGGAAGCGTTGCTGGACAGGCTCGAGGCCACCTCCGTCGAGTGTCACTCGCTCATGTTCGTACGGGGTGGTCACGTCCTCGCCGAGGGCTGGTGGGCGCCGTACTCGGCGACCCGGCCACACCTGCTCTACTCGCTGACCAAGTCGTTCACCTCGACGGCGGTCGCTACCAGTTCTGGATGTCGCGGCACGGCTACCGGGGTGACGGCGCCTTCGGGCAGATGTGCCTCGTCGTCCCGTCGCGCGACCTGGTCGTCGTCGTGA